The Podospora pseudocomata strain CBS 415.72m chromosome 1 map unlocalized CBS415.72m_1, whole genome shotgun sequence genome has a segment encoding these proteins:
- a CDS encoding uncharacterized protein (COG:D; EggNog:ENOG503NUV7), translated as MATISALAAAATQTSSLDPSSVRPNSDRSSYSSSPRQYPTELTDPILEEGDETDSEAANEPVTPVSGRQSQDFQTLATHEIHPDVAQEQADQSVTSFPAVRAGTTPGSKPPLVLNTDGDTPPRAPPKSSSSSVISNTQTTPRAAEPATPPPPTAPASSADQDPAAHPHTRRPTFSSSSLRRNMSSFLKRVTHPDKSDAVSGVGYSEHPVHESGRKVPARRWSMNRSSATTRSNTPPSPGSPVEMAIRSKEQASTPTVPGSDEFVKKKPRASTNFLRSRPHVPNNAELQLRRRASSFDYTNQEKVLVASTPHGPVNVEKIERQIWEMPAETGTGLKARRMSVSLPDDFVVDVVELQSEFEYENKLLGRHAKSVGKGGHGKVKTMARKGCPAELVAVKEFRRKSRLETVEEYEKKIKSEYTLSKSLNHPNVVTTFRLCIDHGRWNHVMEFCSEGDLYGLVKEGYLKGDDKEKDRLCLFKQLVRGVHYLHSNGIAHRDIKLENLLITSDSALKIADFGVSEVFCGSHPGLRESGGQCGKNMGEIRRCAPGICGSMPYLAPEVLKKEGDYDPRAVDVWSSAVVMLHLVFGGAIWQKAQEGDNSAANKNFNELVRGWAQWNASHKDAENPAITEMDYPKVKAFDFGVRPPALRRVLLQMLNPNPDQRTSIHDVVNNRWVRNIECCQKADNEEADPATTMIDASKSGCLIRSGEKLFCHNHLPPKKQFTSHSLGKMPGSVGY; from the exons ATGGCGACCATCTCAGCgctggctgctgcggctACGCAGACGTCCTCATTAG ACCCGTCCTCTGTGCGTCCCAATTCCGACAGGTCCAGCtactcatcatcgccacgCCAATATCCCACCGAGCTTACAGATCCCATTctggaagagggtgatgagaCCGACAGCGAGGCCGCCAACGAACCCGTCACTCCCGTGAGTGGCCGCCAGTCTCAGGATTTTCAAACGCTTGCCACTCACGAAATCCATCCGGACGTGGCCCAGGAACAGGCCGACCAAAGCGTCACCTCCTTTCCAGCCGTGCGGGCCGGCACCACGCCCGGCTCCAAGCCGCCCCTGGTGCTGAATACTGACGGTGATACCCCGCCGAGAGCACCCCCCAAgagctcttcctcgtccGTTATTTCCAACACCCAAACAACACCTCGTGCTGCTGAGCCAgcaacgccgccgccgcccaccgcccccgcctcctcggccgaccAGGATCCCGCCGCACACCCTCACACCAGGCGGCCCACTTTCAGCAGCTCGTCTCTTCGTCGCAACATGTCGAGCTTTCTCAAACGTGTCACCCATCCGGACAAGTCTGACGCCGTCAGTGGTGTCGGATACTCGGAGCACCCGGTTCACGAGAGCGGACGAAAGGTGCCAGCTCGAAGGTGGTCCATGAACAGGAGTTCGGCTACTACCCGCTCCAACACTCCGCCCTCGCCGGGATCGCCTGTAGAGATGGCTATCCGGAGCAAGGAGCAGGCGTCGACGCCAACCGTGCCCGGCTCCGACGAGTTTGTCAAAAAGAAGCCACGTGCTTCGACCAACTTTTTGCGCTCCCGCCCGCATGTTCCGAACAATGCTGAACTGCAACTCAGACGTCGCGCGAGCAGTTTTGATTACACCAACCAGGAGAAGGTCCTCGTTGCCTCCACGCCACACGGCCCGGTCAACGTTGAGAAGATCGAAAGGCAGATCTGGGAAATGCCCGCGGAAACCGGCACCGGCCTCAAGGCTCGCCGCATGAGCGTGAGCTTGCCTGATGATTTCGTGGTCGACGTGGTCGAGCTGCAGTCGGAATTTGAGTACGAGAACAAGCTGCTCGGCCGCCATGCAAAGTCGGTCGGCAAGGGCGGTCACGGCAAGGTCAAGACGATGGCCAGGAAAGGATGCCCCGCCGAACTCGTTGCGGTCAAAGAATTCCGCCGTAAATCGCGCctggagacggtggaggagtacgagaagaagatcaaatCCGAGTACACCCTATCCAAGAGTCTGAACCACCCCAACGTGGTCACGACATTTCGACTCTGCATCGACCACGGCCGTTGGAACCACGTCATGGAGTTTTGCTCGGAAGGAGATCTGTACGggctggtgaaggagggtTACCTCAAGGGcgacgacaaggagaaggaccGTTTGTGTCTCTTCAAACAGCTCGTTCGGGGTGTGCACTATCTCCACTCCAACGGCATCGCGCACCGAGACATCAAGCTCGagaacctcctcatcaccagcgaCAGCGCTCTCAAGATTGCAGACTTCGGCGTTTCTGAGGTCTTTTGCGGCTCGCACCCCGGACTTAGAGAATCTGGAGGCCAGTGCGGCAAGAACATGGGCGAAATACGTCGCTGCGCGCCCGGCATCTGCGGCAGCATGCCTTACTTGGCACCTGaggtgctgaagaaggagggtgaTTATGACCCTCGTGCCGTGGACGTGTGGAGTTCGGCCGTGGTCATGCTTCATTTAGTTTTTGGTGGTGCCATCTGGCAGAAGGCGCAGGAAGGCGATAACTCCGCCGCTAACAAGAATTTCAACGAGCTTGTCCGTGGGTGGGCGCAGTGGAACGCATCACACAAGGACGCCGAAAACCCGGCCATCACCGAGATGGACTATCCCAAAGTCAAGGCGTTCGACTTTGGCGTCAGACCCCCCGCCCTCCGAAGAGTTCTCCTCCAGATGCTCAACCCAAACCCGGACCAGCGCACCTCGATCCATGACGTGGTCAACAACCGATGGGTCAGGAACATCGAATGCTGCCAGAAGGCCGACAACGAAGAGGCCGACCCGGCTACCACCATGATTGACGCATCCAAGAGCGGCTGTCTCATTCGTAGCGGGGAGAAGCTTTTCtgccacaaccacctccccccgaAGAAGCAGTTCACCTCTCATTCTCTGGGAAAGATGCCCGGTAGTGTTGGTTACTGA
- the NMD5 gene encoding Nonsense-mediated mRNA decay protein 5 (EggNog:ENOG503NV4X; COG:U; COG:Y) produces the protein MDATAIRSFIVATLDADADVRRRAELQLKQAEDQPNFTDILLDLVSSEQNVTLQLPTAIYLKNRVNRAWERSDHITTNSVIPEDAKVRFRERLLPVLAGSQAKVRQQLVPVLQRILHFDFPQSWPNFMDYTIQLLNTNTPASVMAGLQCLLAICRTYRFKSPEGETRAPFDKIVEASFPRLLVVCQELVKQESDEAGEMLHIALKCYKHATWLELSDFLRQNEVNLAWCTIFLETVSKPIPATAMQHEDPLERERHHWWKAKKWAYFNLNRLYIRYESVLGQLTVSRRHGNPNSLMDNASDDQKRFAKDFTAQVAPTIFNHYLQEIEKWVAKTTWLSRPCLSYTIVFLDECIRPKEMWAHLKTHLTTLVTHFIFPVLCLSEDDLEKFEEEPEEYLHRKLNFYEEVSAPDVSATNFLVTLTKARRKQTFEILKFINEVVTQYEASEPDKKNHIAKEGALRMIGTLAPVILGKKSPIADQVEYFLVRFVFPDFSNEQGYLRARACDTVEKFEQLNFKEQNNLLTVYRHILDCMADPKLPVRVTAALALQPLIRHDIIRTSMQSSIPTIMQQLLKLANEADIDALANVMEDFVEVFAAELTPFAVALSEQLRDTYLRIVRELLENNQQRDDLDNEYGDYLDDKSITALGVLQTIGTLILTLESSPDVLLHIEGVLMPVIEITLRNKLYDLYNEVFEIIDSCTFAAKRISPIMWQAFELVHATFKSGAELYLEDMLPALDNFVQFGAPQLIHKPEYVQALFSMVSDMFMENRVGGVDRICACKLAEAMMLSLRGHIDVCVHGFITIAMNVLSGQEVTIKSYKIHLMEMVINAIYYNPLLALHILETQGWTNKFFSLWFGSMESFTRVHDKRLCIMAIVQLITIPNEQIPASVAVGWPRLLKGITILFSTLPAAMKITDDEADREEALRDDFQLDSSAYYDEDEDWDDDGAQWEEGDAAEGEHSESKDESTAYLDFLNEEAQKLQSAEGEVSDDDLGEDSVLLENPLDKIDPYMSFHVSLHRLQQEQPQFYASLTSQLSPDEQAVITHVCAQAEAQAAQHQQAALAAQGAGMNGTS, from the exons ATGGACGCCACCGCAATCAGATCGTTCATCGTCGCTACTCTCGATGCCGACGCTGATGTGCGAAGGCGGGCTGAGCTCCAACTGAAGCAG GCCGAAGATCAGCCCAACTTTAcagacatcctcctcgacctcgtgTCTTCCGAGCAGAACGTCACCCTGCAGCTCCCAA CTGCTATCTATCTTAAAAACCGGGTGAACCGCGCATGGGAGCGTTCAGACCACATCACGACCAACTCAGTAATACCCGAGGATGCGAAGGTGCGCTTCCGCGAGAGGCTACTGCCTGTGCTCGCCGGCTCTCAGGCCAAGGTGAGGCAGCAGCTTGTGCCAGTCCTCCAGCGAATCCTCCACTTCGATTTTCCTCAGTCATGGCCAAACTTTATGGACTACACGATTCAACTACTGAACACAAACACCCCCGCCTCCGTAATGGCTGGTCTGCAATGCCTGCTTGCCATCTGCCGGACCTACAGATTCAAGTCACCAGAGGGTGAGACGAGGGCCCCTTTTGACAAGATTGTCGAGGCCAGTTTCCCAAGACTTTTGGTCGTCTGCCAAGAGCTGGTGAAGCAGGAGAGCGACGAGGCTGGCGAAATGCTGCATATCGCCCTCAAATGTTACAAGCATGCCACCTGG CTTGAGCTTTCGGATTTCCTCCGCCAGAATGAGGTTAACCTTGCGTGGTGCACCATCTTCCTGGAGACTGTTTCCAAGCCGATCCCCGCGACTGCTATGCAGCACGAAGACCCCCTCGAACGCGAGCGTCACCACTGGtggaaggcgaagaagtgGGCGTATTTCAATCTGAACCGCTTGTATATCAGGTACGAATCGGTGCTGGGTCAA CTGACGGTGTCTCGTAGACACGGTAACCCTAATTCTCTCATGGACAATGCCAGCGACGACCAGAAGAGATTTGCGAAGGACTTCACAGCCCAGGTTGCGCCGACGATTTTCAACCACTACCTGCAAGAGATTGAGAAATGGGTTGCCAAAACCACCTGGCTCAGCAGACCCTGCCTTTCGTACACCATTGTGTTCCTGGACGAGTGCATTCGACCCAAGGAGATGTGGGCGCATCTCAAAACTCACCTTACCACCTTGGTTACTCACTTTATCTTTCCTGTTCTTTGCCTCTCCGAGGACGATCTTGAGAAATTTGAAGAAGAACCCGAGGAATATTTGCACCGCAAGCTCAACTTCTACGAGGAGGTTTCGGCCCCTGATGTTTCTGCTACCAATTTCTTGGTCACCTTGACAAAGGCGCGGAGAAAGCAGACGTTCGAAATCCTCAAGTTTATCAATGAGGTGGTCACCCAATACGAGGCGTCTGAACCGGACAAGAAGAATCATATCGCCAAGGAGGGTGCTCTCCGCATGATCGGTACTTTGGCTCCGGTCATTCTGGGCAAGAAGTCACCCATCGCCGACCAGGTGGAATATTTCCTCGTCCGCTTCGTCTTCCCTGATTTCAGCAACGAACAAGGGTACCTGCGTGCGCGTGCCTGCGACACTGTGGAGAAGTTTGAGCAGCTGAACTTCAAGGAGCAAAACAATCTCCTGACTGTGTATCGTCACATTCTGGACTGCATGGCGGATCCCAAGTTGCCAGTCCGTGTGACTGCAGCTCTGGCTCTGCAGCCCCTGATCAGACATGACATTATCAGAACCAGCATGCAGTCAAGCATCCCAACAATCATGCAACAGCTCCTCAAGCTGGCCAATGAGGCTGATATCGACGCTCTGGCTAACGTCATGGAAGATTTCGTGGAGGTTTTCGCTGCCGAGCTGACTCCTTTCGCTGTGGCGCTTAGTGAGCAGCTGCGCGACACATACTTGCGCATCGTGCGCGAGTTGTTGGAAAACAATCAGCAACGGGATGATCTCGACAACGAATATGGGGACTACCTAGACGACAAGAGCATCACCGCTTTGGGAGTGCTGCAGACCATCGGCACACTCATCCTTACTCTGGAAAGCTCGCCGGATGTCTTGCTTCACATCGAAGGGGTGCTCATGCCTGTGATTGAGATCACCCTTCGGAACAAGCTTTACG ATCTGTACAACGAAGTGTTCGAGATCATCGATAGCTGCACGTTCGCGGCTAAGCGGATCTCCCCCATCATGTGGCAGGCATTTGAGCTTGTCCATGCCACCTTTAAGTCCGGTGCTGAGCTGTATCTCGAGGACATGCTCCCTGCCCTGGACAACTTTGTGCAGTTCGGTGCCCCTCAGCTTATCCACAAGCCAGAATACGTCCAGGCTTTGTTCTCGATGGTGTCGGACATGTTCATGGAGAACagggttggaggtgttgacCGCATTTGCGCCTGCAAGCTCGCCGAAGCCATGATGCTCAGCCTCCGTGGCCATATCGACGTTTGCGTTCACGGCTTCATCACTATCGCTATGAACGTTTTGAGCGGACAGGAAGTCACGATCAAGTCGTACAAGATCCACCTCATGGAGATGGTCATTAACGCCATCTACTACAACCCCCTCCTGGCTCTCCACATCTTGGAGACACAGGGCTGGACCAACAAGTTCTTCAGCCTGTGGTTCGGCAGTATGGAATCGTTCACCCGCGTGCATGACAAGAGGCTCTGCATCATGGCTATTGTTCAACTCATTACTATTCCCAATGAACAAATCCCGGCAAGCGTCGCGGTAGGCTGGCCTAGGCTTCTCAAG GGAATCACGATCCTCTTTAGCACCCTTCCGGCAGCTATGAAGA TTACTGACGATGAGGCAGATCGCGAAGAGGCTCTCAGGGATGACTTCCAACTCGACAGCTCAGCGTActatgacgaggatgaggactgGGACGATGATGGTGCTCAGTGGGAGGAAGGCGACGCAGCTGAGGGTGAACACAGTGAAAGCAAGGACGAGAGTACTGCGTACCTTGACTTCCTGAATGAGGAG GCACAAAAGTTGCAGTCCGCCGAGGGTGAGGTCTCCGATGATGACCTGGGCGAAGACAGCGTACTTCTGGAGAATCCTCTGGACAAGATCGACCCATACATGTCGTTCCATGTCTCTCTCCACA gacttcaacaagaacaGCCCCAATTTTACGCCTCGCTTACTTCACAACTCTCGCCCGATGAGCAAGCAGTGATCACCCATGTGTGCGCACAAGCCGAAGCGCAGGCtgcccaacaccaacaggcTGCCCTTGCGGCCCAGGGTGCTGGTATGAATGGTACAAGTTAG
- a CDS encoding uncharacterized protein (COG:S; EggNog:ENOG503P7UZ), with translation MAGRPNNRGPGGGQPPVPPAAQRQNEYFVPRDGIDREVITSDICRYLGNDALVRPGTYESPDGRVTQGYFITAYRNLTSAMIQDLKADSARWEQERRAASRSSGGGAGGTTHSSHSNGVYVRSSNSPIGAREQTRGQSDYSAWKNRQREQEYEASYGATAMDIDYQSAPPPPKNPGYGGQPYPGPPPPAGYPQGAYPPQVHPAAAPQYQTQPYGGYPPNVPPTQYSPGPQGGDRYAGMVPPPPIQGQFAQDAAFIHGSNYQTAPGYANAPRMPAMPLAPSSAPPSRAFSTPTSGPPFGSEADPYGYPPPAGIPASQAFPADPLYGRGAYSTTTITNPPEASSDDLGSPAGTAQRQGYPAAPDQPPYEDHNSPVLPNTTVPPTSSTPTSAGPSGGRRDRDSEPRDRERDHREHRARRSETERDDRHGDRNRHHRR, from the exons ATGGCGGGGAGACCAAACAACAGAGGACCTGGCGGCGGCCAGCCACCAGTCCCGCCAGCAGCCCAGCGTCAAAACGAATACTTTGTGCCTCGTGATGGCATCGATCGCGAGGTTATCACATCAGACATCTGCAGATACCTGGGAAACGATGCGTTGGTGCGCCCTGGCACCTACGAG TCCCCAGATGGACGTGTCACCCAAGGTTATTTCATCACGGCATACCGAAATTTGACGTCG GCCATGATTCAAGATCTCAAGGCCGACTCCGCTCGGTGGGAGCAGGAACGGCGCGCAGCGTCCAGGTCTtcgggcggcggcgctggagGTACAACACACTCCAGCCATTCGAACGGCGTTTATGTGAGGAGTTCTAACTCGCCCATAGGCGCTCGCGAGCAGACCCGCGGGCAATCTGACTACAGCGCGTGGAAGAACCGCCAACGGGAACAGGAGTACGAAGCCTCGTACGGCGCCACTGCCATGGATATTGACTACCAGTCggctcctccgccgcccaagAACCCGGGCTACGGTGGCCAGCCGTACCCCggacctccccctcctgccgGATACCCCCAGGGTGCTTACCCACCACAGGTTCATCCCGCTGCCGCTCCCCAGTATCAAACTCAGCCCTACGGAGGATATCCGCCCAATGTTCCGCCAACTCAGTATTCCCCAGGACCTCAGGGAGGTGACAGATACGCCGGGAtggttcctcctccgcctaTCCAAGGACAATTCGCCCAGGATGCTGCCTTCATCCACGGATCCAACTACCAGACTGCCCCTGGATATGCCAATGCACCGAGGATGCCGGCTATGCCATTGGCCCCTTCATCCGCCCCCCCTTCGAGGGCTTTCAGCACGCCAACATCAGGTCCTCCATTTGGCTCGGAAGCAGACCCATATGGCTACCCGCCTCCTGCTGGGATTCCGGCCAGCCAGGCCTTCCCAGCCGACCCTCTTTATGGCCGCGGTGCGTATAGTACAACAACAATCACAAACCCACCCGAGGCTTCGTCTGATGATTTAGGTTCCCCTGCAGGTACAGCGCAACGGCAAGGCTACCCGGCCGCCCCGGACCAGCCGCCATATGAGGATCACAACAGCCCGGTGcttcccaacaccaccgttCCTCCAACCAGCTCGACACCCACGAGTGCCGGACCGTCCGGTGGCAGACGCGACCGCGATTCAGAACCGAGAGACCGAGAGCGTGATCATCGAGAGCACAGAGCTCGCCGTTCCGAGACCGAACGCGATGACAGGCACGGAGACCGGAACAGGCATCACCGTCGCTAA
- the RAD30 gene encoding DNA-directed DNA polymerase eta rad30 (COG:L; BUSCO:EOG09261801; EggNog:ENOG503NW7V), whose product MSSSPFRNRHRDSSPAGAPGRKRSQFTYRHFNQMASYNTSCPLRVVAHLDLDCFYAQVEMVRLGIPEDKPLAVQQWERQGLIAVNYPARAFKIGRHCTVTEARRLCPELIAQHVATWREGDDKWAYREDAAEHIATDKVSLDPYRLESRRIMRVIKEHLPGGGLQKVEKASIDEVFLDLTAHVHQVMLERYGEELGGPPPYGDVSEELPMPAVTALDWKADALVDLGEGDRQEGEFDDPDWDDVALLVASEIVRNVRGVIREKLGYSCSAGVSRNKLLSKLGSAHKKPDQQTVIRNRAVGHFLSGFKFTKIRNLGGKLGEQVADAFKTEAVSDLLTVPIEQLKQKLGDENGVWIYETLRGIDTSEVNSGTQIKSMLSAKSFRPDITTVEQATKWLRIFAADIFARLVEEGVLEHKRRPRTINLHHRHGNQTRSRSGPIPARLLNEESLFELAKNLFHQITLEGDTWPCSNLSLSVAGFEEGVSGNMGIDSFLVKGDEARALKSSESARTSSSKEALDTSTRQQPAAKRRRIDGAGGGIQRFLTTKREPSQDTRTTAPEDDLVRRNSGEAKLGTSKTYVASGMGWPGEPLPEEAQADSRRSPITPHACSRCDANLGGPEELQSHLDWHFAKDLQEEEEERVSQAFANRQASTAVNNARAGSQKGTAAASSASASGSKKSTGRSKKKPERGQSKLNFG is encoded by the exons ATGTCTTCGTCACCCTTCCGTAACCGGCACCGGGACTCCTCCCCTGCCGGTGCGccagggaggaaaaggtcACAGTTCACCTACCGGCACTTCAACCAGATGGCTTCTTACAATACTTCCTGCCCGTTGAGGGTGGTTGCCCATTTGGATCTGGACTGCTTCTACGCACAGGTGGAGATGGTACGGCTCGGCATCCCCGAGGACAAACCTTTGGCCGTTCAACAATG GGAAAGGCAAGGTTTAATAGCAGTCAACTACCCCGCCCGCGCCTTTAAGATCGGCCGGCATTGTACGGTGACTGAAGCGAGGAGGTTGTGTCCGGAGCTTATAGCGCAGCACGTTGCTACttggcgggagggggatgacAAGTGGGCTTATCGGGAGGACGCGGCCGAGCATATTGCTACGGATAAGGTGTCGCTGGATCCGTATCGGTTGGAGAGCAGGAGGATCATGAGGGTCATCAAGGAGCATTTGCCCGGGGGAGGGTTGCAAAAGGTTGAGAAGGCGAGTATTGATGAGGTGTTTTTGGATTTGACGGC GCATGTCCATCAGGTTATGCTTGAAAGGtatggggaggagctgggaggTCCGCCGCCGTATGGGGATGTGAGTGAGGAGTTGCCGATGCCCGCGGTTACGGCGCTGGATTGGAAGGCGGATGCTCTGGTCGacctgggggagggggacagACAGGAGGGGGAATTCGATGATCCGGACTGGGACGACGTGGCACTGCTTGTGGCAAGCGAGATTGTGAGGAatgtgaggggggtgattaGGGAGAAGTTGGGGTATTCTTGCTCCGCGGGCGTGTCGAGGAACAAGCTCCTAAGCAAGTTGGGGTCGGCGCACAAGAAACCGGATCAGCAGACGGTGATTCGAAACAGGGCGGTTGGGCACTTCTTGAGTGGGTTCAAGTTTACAAAGATCAGGAACTTGGGCGGGAAGTTGGGGGAGCAGGTTGCTGACGCGTTCAAGACGGAGGCTGTGTCGGATTTGTTGACGGTTCCGATTGAGCAGCTGAAGCAGAAGCTGGGAGATGAGAACGGGGTGTGGATTTACGAGACGCTGAGGGGGATCGATACGAGTGAGGTCAACTCGGGCACTCAGATCAAGTCAATGCTGTCGGCCAAGTCATTTCGTCCCGACATTACGACTGTGGAACAGGCTACGAAGTGGTTGCGTATCTTTGCGGCGGATATTTTTGCTCGcctggttgaggaaggggtgCTGGAGCACaagaggaggccaaggactATCAATTTACACCACCGTCACGGGAACCAGACCCGGTCTCGATCGGGACCCATACCGGCGCGGCTTCTGAATGAGGAAAGCCTGTTCGAGTTGGCCAAGAACCTGTTTCACCAAATCACGCTGGAGGGTGATACCTGGCCGTGTTCCAACCTGAGCCTGAGCGTTGCCGGCTTCGAGGAGGGGGTCTCTGGCAATATGGGCATCGACTCGTTTCTCGTCAAAGGTGACGAGGCACGAGCGCTGAAGTCATCGGAATCGGCCCGCACATCCTCGTCCAAGGAAGCACTCGACACGAGCACACGACAGCAACCTGCAGCAAAGCGACGACGTATCGatggtgccggcggtggtaTTCAGCGTTTCTTGACAACGAAACGGGAGCCGTCCCAGGACACCCGGACGACGGCCCCCGAGGACGACCTCGTGAGGAGGAATAGCGGTGAAGCAAAGTTGGGCACCTCGAAGACATATGTCGCATCAGGCATGGGATGGCCGGGAGAGCCTTTACCAGAGGAGGCCCAAGCCGATTCTCGACGGTCGCCAATCACACCCCACGCTTGTTCTCGATGCGACGCCAACCTGGGGGGTCCGGAAGAGCTCCAGAGTCACCTGGATTGGCACTTTGCCAAAGACctccaggaggaggaggaagaacgTGTCAGTCAGGCATTCGCCAACCGACAAGCTTCGACTGCAGTGAACAACGCGCGCGCCGGCAGTCAGAAAGGGACGGCGGCAGCATCATCCGCATCAGCGTCAGGGTCAAAGAAGTCCACGGGGAggtcgaagaagaagccggaGCGCGGTCAAAGCAAGCTAAATTTTGGATGA